One Calditerrivibrio sp. genomic window carries:
- a CDS encoding WbqC family protein — protein sequence MIRKVVKQFNNTTCKNMHKIIGILQPGYLPWLGFFEQIYRSDVFVIYDDVQYDKEGWRNRNRIKTANGIQWLTVPVHVKLSQNPLIKDIKIDNKENWRRKHLNSIKMSYSKSPFLKDYLSFFEDTYNRQWNYLIDIDMYLILNLITFLGIKNKQIVLSSSLGMRTKDRIQRLIEICKIFNADIFYEGASGRNYIDEEDFIRHGIKVQFQDYKHPVYRQLYGDFVPYLSVIDLLFNHGGESLDILTHKRLLKRDEK from the coding sequence TTGATAAGGAAAGTAGTTAAACAGTTTAACAATACTACATGTAAAAATATGCATAAAATTATTGGCATACTTCAACCGGGTTATCTTCCTTGGCTTGGATTTTTCGAACAGATTTATAGAAGTGATGTTTTTGTCATTTATGATGATGTGCAATATGACAAGGAAGGTTGGAGAAATAGAAATCGCATAAAGACCGCAAATGGCATACAATGGCTCACTGTGCCTGTGCATGTAAAATTGTCTCAAAATCCTCTCATTAAGGATATTAAGATTGACAATAAGGAAAATTGGAGAAGGAAACACTTAAATTCCATAAAAATGAGTTACTCAAAATCTCCTTTTTTGAAAGACTATCTCTCTTTTTTTGAAGACACATACAACAGACAATGGAACTATCTCATAGATATTGATATGTACCTTATATTAAACTTAATTACTTTTTTGGGGATAAAAAATAAACAAATCGTTCTCTCATCATCGCTTGGAATGAGGACAAAAGACAGAATTCAGCGTTTAATTGAGATTTGTAAGATTTTTAATGCTGATATATTTTATGAAGGGGCATCTGGTAGAAATTATATTGATGAGGAAGATTTCATAAGACATGGAATCAAAGTTCAATTTCAGGATTATAAACATCCTGTATACAGACAATTATACGGTGATTTTGTCCCCTATTTGTCAGTTATTGATTTACTCTTTAATCATGGTGGCGAAAGTCTTGACATTTTGACCCACAAAAGATTATTGAAGAGAGATGAAAAGTGA
- a CDS encoding radical SAM protein produces the protein MNEKVNEIEHKIDQYGIRPEAQEFPMMCVLSFVYICNAQCPNCPYTNSNIRVDYKDRPLMNDDTFKIIADQCGQYGAWIRISGGGEPMLHPKAVELMEYAKMVGAKVGLITNGSMFNEENSIRLLEAGVDMIEFSVDAADPETYAIVRKGLNWSVLLKNVKRMVELRNRIKSPTKIIASGVNQVGVDIDEVAKFWEPIVDNFQKRKYLTWGINDPSKSADPTPYLPPKEMIPCPFIFERLNIDSRGKVMVCGFDIAAVTDMGNVHEKSIKEIWHGEGFEYYRQKHLQRRANEIELCRNCPDWKYRSWKHNYWKIVKNAEIKRQHTLAFQDCEGYVSE, from the coding sequence ATGAATGAAAAAGTAAACGAAATTGAGCACAAGATAGATCAATATGGTATCAGGCCCGAAGCTCAAGAATTTCCTATGATGTGTGTATTGTCGTTTGTTTATATTTGTAATGCACAATGTCCAAATTGTCCTTATACAAATTCAAACATAAGGGTAGATTACAAAGATAGACCACTAATGAATGATGATACATTTAAAATCATTGCAGACCAGTGCGGTCAATATGGTGCTTGGATAAGAATATCAGGCGGTGGTGAACCAATGTTACATCCAAAAGCTGTTGAATTGATGGAGTATGCAAAGATGGTAGGTGCGAAAGTTGGATTGATTACTAATGGTTCAATGTTTAATGAAGAGAATTCCATTAGGCTCCTTGAAGCTGGTGTAGACATGATTGAGTTTAGTGTAGATGCTGCTGACCCTGAAACTTATGCAATAGTTAGAAAAGGCTTAAATTGGAGTGTTCTACTTAAAAATGTAAAGCGTATGGTTGAACTTAGAAACAGGATTAAAAGCCCCACAAAGATTATAGCAAGTGGTGTAAATCAGGTAGGGGTTGATATAGATGAGGTTGCCAAATTTTGGGAGCCAATTGTTGATAATTTTCAAAAGAGAAAGTATCTCACTTGGGGTATAAATGATCCTTCAAAGTCAGCTGATCCTACACCATATTTACCACCAAAGGAAATGATACCATGTCCTTTTATTTTTGAAAGATTAAATATAGACTCAAGAGGAAAAGTTATGGTTTGTGGTTTTGATATAGCAGCAGTTACTGATATGGGGAATGTCCATGAAAAGAGTATAAAAGAGATATGGCATGGTGAGGGGTTTGAATATTATCGGCAAAAGCATCTTCAGAGAAGGGCAAATGAAATTGAACTATGCAGAAATTGTCCAGACTGGAAATACCGTTCTTGGAAGCATAACTACTGGAAGATCGTTAAAAACGCAGAAATAAAAAGACAGCATACGCTTGCTTTTCAGGATTGTGAAGGATATGTTAGTGAATGA
- a CDS encoding GNAT family N-acetyltransferase — MYKGDKIILRPFEKRDIEIYRQWVNDGEIASLVDRVLPVTEIEHERWYDSIQQNQNIVVFAIEEKTTNKYIGNVWLYNVDYRHRKAEVRILIGDSEGKNKGFGTEALKMISLFAFNKMNLHKLYAYVLASNIRAKKSFEKAGFVEEGILKKDRFVNGHYEDVFLMAKISDI; from the coding sequence ATGTATAAAGGAGATAAAATTATACTTCGTCCTTTTGAAAAGAGAGATATTGAGATATATCGACAATGGGTTAATGATGGTGAGATAGCCTCATTAGTTGATAGGGTTTTACCAGTGACTGAGATTGAACATGAAAGATGGTATGATTCGATTCAGCAAAATCAAAACATTGTGGTATTTGCCATTGAAGAAAAAACTACCAATAAATACATTGGTAATGTATGGCTCTATAATGTTGATTATAGGCACAGAAAGGCAGAGGTGAGGATACTTATAGGTGATAGTGAAGGTAAAAACAAAGGATTTGGGACAGAAGCATTAAAAATGATATCTTTATTTGCCTTTAACAAAATGAATTTGCATAAGCTCTATGCTTATGTTTTAGCATCAAATATTAGGGCAAAGAAGTCTTTTGAAAAGGCAGGTTTTGTGGAAGAGGGGATCTTAAAAAAGGATAGGTTTGTGAATGGTCATTATGAGGATGTTTTTTTGATGGCCAAAATAAGTGATATTTGA
- the asnB gene encoding asparagine synthase (glutamine-hydrolyzing) has protein sequence MCGICGFTGKSDLETLKQITDLVSHRGPDDDGYYTDNFINLGVRRLSILDLQSGKQPIHNEDKSLWTVFNGEIYNFQALRQELVEKGHKFYTNHSDTELIVHLFEEYGESFPHKINGMFAIALWDKSLKRLYLIRDRMGVKPLFYCLIGENLIFGSEIKALLAHPHYKKEPNYEALYHYFTFKNIPAPFTAFKDIWSLLPGEMLVWQNGMIEKKRWWRIKFNENYSITELDATKGIIRLLEDATRLRMICDVPFGAYLSGGVDSSTVVALMTRFSDKPIKTFSLGYEDELKNKEADLNYARKVSETFKTEHYEYIMSYRELVNDIENVIYAFDQPFSGTISTYFLTKLISRHVKVALSGDGADELFGSYLSHRLAQPMQRYKEARIRGNVDEADKAGFFAPCDVNFLKELYEKSQGDDVLWRYYLYLFSDEEKNYLISDNFKSNIGSISTLSLLKNSFKVLTAKDALNKILEFEWNTQLPDQVLAFVDFLSMAHSVEIRSPFLDYRLVEFVATIPGEMKIKNGNVKDILKKAVEPLLPHGITKRPKEGFVLPIFDWMVDKLRDYTKDILSYNRLKKHDLLNVNYINELLNQYHSGNKAFAGRVWNLMMFQVWWERYFG, from the coding sequence ATGTGTGGAATTTGTGGATTTACTGGAAAATCTGATCTTGAAACTTTAAAACAAATAACAGATCTGGTCTCACATCGTGGCCCCGATGATGATGGATACTATACCGATAATTTTATCAATTTAGGGGTGCGACGACTGAGTATACTTGACTTGCAATCAGGTAAACAACCTATTCATAACGAAGATAAAAGCCTCTGGACGGTGTTCAACGGTGAAATATATAACTTTCAAGCATTACGACAAGAACTTGTTGAGAAGGGTCATAAGTTTTATACAAATCATTCAGATACTGAATTAATTGTTCACTTGTTTGAGGAATATGGTGAATCTTTTCCCCATAAAATTAACGGCATGTTTGCCATAGCACTTTGGGACAAATCGCTTAAAAGACTTTATCTGATACGAGATAGGATGGGAGTCAAACCACTCTTTTATTGTTTGATAGGGGAAAATCTAATTTTTGGTTCAGAAATAAAAGCATTACTTGCACATCCCCATTATAAAAAAGAGCCGAATTATGAGGCACTGTACCATTACTTTACCTTTAAAAATATACCCGCACCGTTTACTGCTTTTAAAGACATTTGGTCACTTTTGCCTGGAGAGATGCTTGTATGGCAAAATGGTATGATTGAAAAAAAGAGATGGTGGAGGATTAAATTTAACGAGAATTACTCTATTACGGAACTAGATGCTACAAAAGGTATAATCAGATTGCTTGAGGATGCGACTCGGTTAAGGATGATATGTGATGTGCCCTTTGGAGCATACTTAAGTGGTGGTGTTGACTCAAGTACAGTAGTTGCATTAATGACAAGATTTTCTGATAAACCTATAAAGACCTTTTCTCTTGGATATGAAGATGAATTAAAGAATAAAGAAGCTGATCTAAACTATGCTCGTAAGGTTTCGGAAACTTTTAAAACGGAGCATTATGAGTATATAATGTCTTATAGAGAGTTAGTTAATGATATAGAAAATGTTATATATGCGTTTGATCAACCTTTTTCTGGTACTATTTCTACATACTTTCTTACAAAACTCATCAGCAGACATGTGAAAGTTGCCCTTTCAGGCGATGGTGCAGATGAACTATTCGGCAGTTATCTTTCTCATCGTTTAGCTCAACCTATGCAAAGATACAAAGAGGCAAGGATTAGGGGGAATGTAGATGAAGCAGATAAAGCTGGTTTTTTTGCCCCTTGTGATGTAAATTTTCTTAAAGAGCTTTATGAAAAATCTCAAGGAGATGATGTTCTTTGGAGATATTATCTTTATTTGTTTTCAGATGAGGAAAAGAACTACCTCATTTCGGATAATTTCAAATCAAATATAGGCAGCATAAGCACATTATCACTACTAAAGAATAGTTTTAAGGTATTGACTGCTAAGGATGCTCTCAATAAAATACTTGAATTTGAATGGAATACCCAGCTACCTGATCAGGTGCTTGCTTTTGTTGATTTCCTTTCAATGGCACACTCGGTTGAGATCCGCTCTCCTTTTCTTGATTATAGGCTTGTAGAATTTGTAGCGACTATTCCTGGTGAAATGAAGATAAAAAATGGGAATGTAAAAGATATACTAAAAAAGGCTGTAGAACCTCTTTTACCTCATGGTATTACAAAGAGACCAAAAGAAGGCTTTGTTTTGCCAATTTTTGATTGGATGGTTGACAAGTTGAGAGATTACACTAAAGATATATTATCATATAATAGATTAAAAAAACATGATTTACTAAATGTTAACTATATAAATGAGTTGCTTAATCAATATCACAGTGGTAACAAGGCATTTGCAGGCAGAGTTTGGAATCTTATGATGTTTCAAGTTTGGTGGGAGAGGTATTTTGGGTAG
- a CDS encoding radical SAM protein, with product MTKVKILQKELIMKSQKEAGRLDEIIEFPKVVLIDTVSFCNLRCSMCVHKNMTRKKGIMKWELVTKILDEIAENNKDTRVWMVFFGDPFVIKNTKPSIFDMIKYGKEKGLTDIVLNSNGCLMDENAAKELIDSRLDAIYFGVDAVTPETYAKLRVGGDYNKTVNNILTLIRLKKELSVTHPKVVVQFVEMDENVDEKEEFIKFWTSQGVTAKIRPKVSWAGSIDAPNQIFGNKDRWPCHWLMQTMSIADDGRVVLCPVDLDAKVVVGNVTKESLKSVWQNQLKVLRKLHIEGRYNELPPMCRDCKDWQSARSDYCSMDNK from the coding sequence ATGACAAAAGTTAAGATATTACAAAAAGAACTCATTATGAAGTCGCAGAAAGAGGCAGGTAGGCTTGATGAGATAATAGAGTTTCCAAAAGTTGTACTTATTGATACTGTAAGTTTTTGTAATTTGAGATGTTCTATGTGTGTTCATAAAAATATGACCCGTAAAAAAGGTATAATGAAGTGGGAGTTGGTGACAAAAATACTTGATGAGATCGCAGAAAATAATAAAGATACGAGAGTATGGATGGTATTTTTTGGTGATCCCTTTGTTATAAAAAATACGAAACCTTCAATTTTTGACATGATTAAATATGGTAAAGAAAAGGGGCTTACAGATATTGTTCTAAATTCGAATGGTTGCTTAATGGATGAAAATGCAGCAAAAGAACTTATTGATTCACGACTTGATGCTATCTATTTTGGGGTTGATGCTGTAACACCTGAGACTTATGCAAAATTGAGGGTTGGAGGTGATTATAATAAGACTGTAAACAATATTCTTACGTTAATACGGCTTAAAAAAGAACTTTCAGTTACTCATCCAAAAGTAGTTGTTCAGTTTGTTGAAATGGATGAGAATGTAGATGAGAAAGAGGAGTTTATAAAATTTTGGACAAGTCAAGGGGTAACTGCAAAGATTAGACCTAAGGTCAGTTGGGCAGGGAGTATTGATGCTCCTAACCAGATTTTTGGGAATAAGGATAGATGGCCTTGTCATTGGTTAATGCAAACCATGTCAATTGCTGATGATGGTAGAGTAGTACTCTGTCCCGTTGATCTTGATGCAAAAGTGGTTGTAGGCAATGTTACAAAAGAAAGTCTTAAATCAGTTTGGCAAAATCAGCTGAAGGTTCTGCGAAAGCTTCACATAGAAGGTAGATACAATGAGCTTCCTCCTATGTGCAGAGATTGTAAGGATTGGCAATCGGCTAGATCAGATTATTGCAGTATGGATAACAAATAA
- a CDS encoding glycosyltransferase has product MMVVFGNLKSPLIRERVKMLKEIAQKKVVIINDISDEKIEFYEGMKVYNQFSTKYKLLNYIVNFFITMFILLIVKPEIIIVHWGSRILQSLAISFWGRRVIVHTMGGDIDTNQDAKGYKKIFTNILLKKSRIITVKSNEMEKMLLNNFPKVKRSKIEILSWGVSESFIRSSYDFKKEEIPTFFCIRSCQPLYEKEIILYAINIFKNFYNIDIKLIVSLHRKVESYYLFLKKFVREFGLENNVEWVDVRYEDMPMYIKKSWAVISACRFDGFSQSLMEALAIGTWPIYRKSSAHINYLEVYKNVLFFETVEELVQSMIWIINNKSIRPVLNEDVIKLLDYNYQKKKYDDIIKKFY; this is encoded by the coding sequence ATGATGGTTGTGTTTGGTAACTTAAAAAGCCCTTTAATAAGAGAGAGAGTCAAAATGTTAAAGGAAATCGCCCAAAAAAAGGTTGTCATCATAAATGATATAAGTGATGAGAAAATAGAATTCTATGAAGGTATGAAGGTGTATAATCAGTTTAGTACGAAATATAAGTTATTAAATTATATTGTAAATTTTTTTATTACAATGTTTATACTTCTGATTGTAAAACCGGAGATAATTATCGTACATTGGGGAAGCAGAATTTTACAATCGTTAGCTATCAGTTTTTGGGGGAGAAGAGTAATCGTTCATACTATGGGAGGCGACATAGATACAAATCAAGATGCTAAAGGTTATAAAAAAATTTTTACCAATATTCTATTGAAAAAATCAAGGATTATTACTGTTAAGTCAAATGAAATGGAAAAGATGCTTTTAAACAATTTTCCAAAGGTAAAAAGATCTAAAATAGAGATTTTGTCTTGGGGTGTATCTGAAAGTTTTATAAGAAGTTCCTATGATTTTAAAAAAGAGGAAATACCAACCTTCTTTTGTATTAGAAGCTGTCAGCCGTTATATGAGAAAGAGATAATTTTATATGCTATTAATATATTTAAAAATTTTTATAATATAGATATTAAGCTTATAGTTAGTCTTCACCGCAAGGTTGAAAGTTACTATCTTTTTCTTAAAAAATTTGTACGTGAATTTGGATTGGAAAATAATGTTGAATGGGTTGATGTTAGGTACGAAGATATGCCTATGTATATTAAAAAAAGCTGGGCTGTTATTTCAGCATGTAGATTTGATGGATTTTCACAAAGCTTAATGGAAGCTTTAGCAATAGGAACATGGCCAATTTATAGAAAAAGCTCTGCTCATATTAATTATTTGGAAGTCTACAAAAATGTACTTTTTTTTGAAACAGTTGAAGAATTGGTTCAAAGTATGATCTGGATTATTAATAATAAATCAATTAGACCGGTGCTTAATGAAGATGTAATAAAACTTTTGGATTACAACTATCAGAAAAAAAAGTATGATGATATTATTAAGAAGTTTTACTAA
- the asnB gene encoding asparagine synthase (glutamine-hydrolyzing), whose product MCGIFVSLNLEEVDRNKVIQSLIHRGPDYQNSFNFNYNDINIFVCHTRLKIIDLSDKANQPMSKNGVYVLFNGEIFNYVELKHRYGLKCETNSDTEVILLLYQKFERDFFKLLDGMFSIVIIDIKKGLLIFGRDKMGEKPLYLYHDRAKNVLIISSKIQTIISSTKYIKFGLNYQAIYDLLTFSFIPENYTIFRNIFAVQRGFYGVYDMNKYSLDYLKIDFCVDPVDKRDLIKTTEELVLKNIVNRSISDVKIGSFLSGGLDSTIVSILLNRLYGKINTFSVGFKDNFDVYHKFSNESYFSDLVSDYIKSEHYKLMLGEKDFLENLDSFVDFSDQPFGSISGIGIMLLSKLAKDVGVKVIISGDGADELFGGYIWHLKAKYNYQSYIFHYKPKGWHYYCFDNEKKFFLNMELFKDCASSNRFLMTDWKRANPKYFIDLDREFYLPNEMMVKLDRMTMAYGVEGRAGFISNELLKFSESLVYSEVLPTSEPKFLLKRAFRRIIPEKILNREKHGFNPPIGYWIRQKKKFYDEIKFVFNSKESLLIKSGIVKTGNAFMQILDKNPDRLSISAFSMLVLNRFLEKYKACSFV is encoded by the coding sequence ATGTGCGGAATATTTGTTTCACTTAATTTAGAAGAAGTTGATAGGAATAAAGTGATTCAATCTTTAATTCATCGTGGGCCTGATTATCAAAATTCTTTTAATTTTAATTATAATGACATAAATATTTTTGTTTGTCACACTAGATTAAAAATTATTGATTTATCTGACAAGGCTAATCAACCTATGTCTAAAAATGGGGTTTATGTTTTGTTTAATGGTGAAATATTTAATTATGTTGAACTTAAACATCGATACGGTTTAAAATGTGAAACAAACAGTGATACTGAAGTTATTTTGTTGCTTTATCAAAAATTTGAGAGAGATTTTTTTAAATTATTAGATGGTATGTTTTCAATTGTTATTATCGATATCAAAAAAGGTTTATTGATATTTGGAAGAGATAAAATGGGGGAAAAACCATTATATTTGTATCATGATAGAGCTAAAAATGTGTTGATAATATCATCTAAAATACAAACTATAATATCTTCTACAAAATATATAAAGTTTGGATTGAACTATCAGGCAATTTATGACCTATTAACTTTTTCATTTATCCCTGAAAACTATACGATTTTTAGAAATATCTTTGCTGTGCAGAGGGGTTTTTATGGTGTTTATGATATGAATAAATATAGTCTTGATTATTTGAAAATAGATTTTTGTGTTGATCCAGTTGATAAAAGAGATTTGATAAAAACAACAGAAGAGTTAGTTTTAAAAAATATTGTAAACAGGAGTATATCTGATGTGAAAATCGGTTCTTTTTTGAGTGGTGGATTGGATAGTACTATTGTTTCAATTTTGCTGAATAGACTGTATGGAAAAATTAATACCTTTAGTGTAGGATTTAAAGATAATTTTGATGTATATCATAAATTTTCCAATGAAAGTTATTTTTCGGATTTAGTATCTGATTATATAAAGTCTGAACATTATAAATTAATGTTAGGAGAAAAAGATTTTTTAGAAAATCTTGACAGTTTTGTTGATTTCTCTGATCAACCTTTTGGTTCGATTTCTGGCATTGGAATAATGTTATTGTCGAAATTAGCTAAAGATGTTGGGGTGAAGGTCATAATTTCTGGCGATGGTGCTGATGAACTTTTTGGAGGTTATATATGGCATTTGAAAGCAAAGTATAATTATCAATCATACATATTTCATTATAAACCCAAAGGATGGCATTACTATTGTTTCGACAATGAAAAAAAATTTTTTTTGAATATGGAGTTGTTTAAAGATTGTGCTTCTTCTAATCGATTTTTAATGACCGATTGGAAAAGGGCTAATCCAAAATATTTTATAGATTTAGATAGGGAATTCTATCTTCCTAACGAAATGATGGTAAAACTTGATAGAATGACTATGGCATATGGAGTGGAAGGTAGGGCAGGATTTATTTCTAATGAATTGCTAAAATTCTCAGAATCGTTGGTTTACAGTGAGGTTTTGCCTACATCTGAGCCTAAGTTTTTATTGAAAAGAGCCTTTAGAAGGATCATACCAGAAAAAATATTGAATAGAGAAAAACATGGGTTTAATCCACCAATTGGATACTGGATTCGACAGAAAAAAAAGTTTTATGATGAAATTAAGTTTGTTTTTAATTCAAAAGAGTCTTTACTTATTAAAAGTGGTATAGTTAAAACAGGAAATGCCTTCATGCAAATCTTAGATAAAAATCCTGATAGACTAAGTATTTCAGCTTTTTCAATGTTAGTTTTAAATAGATTTTTAGAAAAATATAAGGCTTGTTCCTTTGTATGA
- a CDS encoding DegT/DnrJ/EryC1/StrS aminotransferase family protein, giving the protein MKKVEFFKHNIGKSEINEVNKVLRSIFLTNHNKVEEFESSFANYLGVRYAIGLNSCSSALLLSLKLLGVSNGDEVITTPLTFVATVNAILNVGAKPVFVDVDCDTGLIREDDIEKAITKKTKAIIPVHIYGNMCNIRKISMIAKKYNLKVIEDSAHCIEGIRDNIRPGQLSDSACFSFYATKNITSGEGGAIVTNNFEFMESLKICRNQGMNKDASKRYTNGYKHWDVIKLGFKYNMSDIQAALLLPQLKRIDVLWESRQAVAEMYEYEFSKAGINYIKTPSNSKSARHLFVILTRNRDEMLDYLQENGIGVAVNYRIVTDLKLYRDMGYVSEEFPNAKKIGDMCISLPLYPSLKVSQIKYVIKKVKSGLKKYDKI; this is encoded by the coding sequence ATGAAGAAAGTAGAATTTTTTAAACATAATATTGGTAAATCAGAAATTAATGAAGTAAATAAAGTATTGAGATCAATTTTTCTGACTAATCATAATAAAGTTGAAGAGTTTGAAAGTAGTTTTGCTAATTATCTTGGAGTTAGATATGCTATTGGCTTGAATTCTTGTTCCTCAGCTTTGCTATTATCTTTAAAATTGTTGGGTGTATCAAATGGTGATGAAGTCATTACTACACCACTTACTTTTGTTGCTACTGTTAACGCTATTCTAAATGTAGGTGCTAAACCGGTGTTTGTTGATGTAGACTGTGATACTGGATTAATCAGGGAAGATGATATTGAAAAAGCAATAACAAAAAAGACAAAGGCAATAATCCCTGTACATATTTATGGAAATATGTGCAATATCAGGAAGATTTCAATGATAGCGAAAAAATACAATCTAAAAGTTATTGAAGATTCTGCCCATTGTATTGAAGGGATAAGGGATAATATAAGACCAGGTCAATTATCTGATTCAGCATGTTTTTCATTTTATGCCACTAAAAATATTACTTCAGGAGAAGGTGGTGCAATTGTTACTAATAATTTTGAATTTATGGAATCTTTAAAGATATGTAGAAATCAGGGTATGAATAAAGATGCTTCAAAGAGATATACAAATGGATATAAACATTGGGATGTGATAAAGTTAGGTTTTAAGTATAATATGTCTGATATACAAGCAGCTTTATTGCTTCCACAATTAAAAAGAATAGATGTGTTGTGGGAAAGTAGACAGGCAGTAGCGGAGATGTATGAATATGAATTCTCGAAGGCTGGAATAAATTATATTAAAACTCCTTCTAACTCGAAGTCTGCAAGGCATCTGTTCGTTATTTTGACGAGAAACAGAGATGAAATGTTAGATTATTTACAAGAAAACGGTATTGGAGTCGCAGTAAATTATAGAATCGTCACAGATTTAAAACTTTACCGGGATATGGGGTATGTATCTGAAGAATTTCCTAATGCAAAAAAGATAGGTGATATGTGTATATCATTACCTTTATATCCAAGTTTAAAAGTGAGCCAGATAAAATATGTTATTAAAAAAGTCAAGAGTGGTCTAAAGAAATATGATAAAATATAA
- a CDS encoding GDP-mannose 4,6-dehydratase, whose amino-acid sequence MEQILITGGAGFIGSNFVDFLIKKCPEMGIIILDNLTYAANISNIPFDKSSNIKFWYGDVCNSSLVDELCSTVDYVVHFAAETHVTRSIFDNKRFFETDVIGTQTVANAVLKNKKKIKLFIHISTSEVYGSTYNGIKIDENFPLNPTSPYAAAKCGADRLIYSYYVCYKIPVVIVRPFNNFGPKQHLEKVIPRFITSVLLNEKLKVHGRGSAVRNWVYVEDCCEAIFNILNFSDRSKIIGEIFNVGTDYSLSVLDIAKKVLEIFEKDSSYIQFVDDRPGQVDCHIADYSKITKILNWVPKTDFHTGLIKTVEWYKHNYNSWQNQIWMREVPIVLENGKIVFH is encoded by the coding sequence ATGGAGCAAATTTTAATCACAGGAGGAGCTGGTTTTATTGGCAGTAATTTTGTAGATTTTTTAATTAAAAAGTGTCCAGAGATGGGTATTATCATATTAGACAATCTAACTTATGCTGCTAATATAAGCAATATACCGTTTGATAAATCAAGTAACATAAAGTTTTGGTACGGAGATGTTTGTAATAGTTCATTAGTTGATGAATTATGTTCAACAGTTGACTATGTAGTTCATTTTGCGGCTGAGACTCACGTTACAAGATCGATATTTGATAATAAAAGGTTTTTTGAAACTGATGTAATAGGAACCCAGACTGTAGCAAATGCTGTTTTGAAAAATAAGAAAAAAATTAAATTGTTTATTCATATATCAACCTCAGAAGTTTATGGATCTACTTATAACGGGATAAAAATTGATGAAAATTTTCCTTTGAATCCAACCTCTCCTTATGCTGCAGCGAAATGTGGTGCTGATAGGTTGATTTATTCTTACTACGTATGTTATAAGATTCCTGTTGTTATCGTTAGACCTTTTAATAATTTTGGACCAAAACAACATTTGGAAAAAGTCATACCTAGATTTATTACAAGTGTGTTATTAAATGAAAAGCTTAAAGTTCATGGTAGAGGTAGTGCGGTAAGAAATTGGGTATATGTTGAGGATTGTTGTGAAGCTATATTTAATATTTTAAATTTTTCTGATCGTAGTAAGATAATAGGTGAGATATTTAACGTGGGTACAGATTATTCTTTGTCTGTATTAGATATTGCTAAAAAAGTTCTTGAAATATTTGAAAAAGATAGTAGTTATATACAATTTGTTGATGACAGGCCAGGACAAGTAGATTGTCATATTGCAGATTATTCTAAAATAACCAAAATTTTAAATTGGGTCCCAAAGACTGATTTTCACACTGGTTTAATAAAAACAGTAGAATGGTATAAACATAATTATAATTCTTGGCAAAATCAAATATGGATGAGAGAAGTACCTATTGTTTTAGAAAATGGTAAGATAGTATTTCATTAA